Proteins from a single region of Pongo abelii isolate AG06213 chromosome 17, NHGRI_mPonAbe1-v2.0_pri, whole genome shotgun sequence:
- the TTC39C gene encoding tetratricopeptide repeat protein 39C isoform X5, with product MAGSEQQRPRRRDDRDSDAAAAAAAPLQDAELALAGINMLLNNGFRESDQLFKQYRKSFLTSEKTSALPGKTQRGL from the exons ATGGCCGGCTCGGAGCAGCAGCGGCCGCGGCGGCGGGACGACCGAGACTCGGacgcggcagcggcggcggcggcgcccctGCAGGACGCGGAGCTGGCCCTGGCCGGCATCAACATGCTGCTCAACAACGGCTTCAGGGAGTCGGACCAGCTTTTCAAACAATACAG aaaaagttttttgACTTCTGAGAAAACCTCAGCGCTTCCTGGAAAAACTCAAAGGGGCTTGTAA